A genomic region of Amphiura filiformis chromosome 6, Afil_fr2py, whole genome shotgun sequence contains the following coding sequences:
- the LOC140155014 gene encoding cytochrome P450 2J4-like — MVVNLSPTFEVFLETHSLLLFAVVFLFLFWWTHTPRNLPPGPINWPLVGSFPTLAWQSYMSGLGLHKILTYFGNKYGKICTLNTFGSYMIVISDHQLLKEALNNPKINNRYFSNLATKVFGLNVNTYEDFHLYRRFAMTTFRHFGVGKQSFEDKVAAESEILRQEIAKLRGVNSELHEFLNNATANVICSVVFGHRYDYNDDRFKSLMHLANRWNDAIGAGASETSLPILALLPSKAKREMNAVERPIRDYVTGIIEEHRRNFDSEHIDDFVDAYLREQKQHSDSITGLRTFLTDDNMRGNLTSLFIAGADTTSVVIYWGILYLLVNPDIQSRVQVELDSVVGRNRFPRISDKVNLPYTRAVIQEVFRMASPVPLAVPHAVSEDTTIGSYNVPKGAIVVPNIWAIHHDPQVWKDPDEFRPERFINSRDEVPEVIPFSVGRRSCPGEALAQAMVFIFFTHLVHQFTFVTPEGSSKPSMEGELGIVYKPATFVTCAVERDLD, encoded by the coding sequence ATGGTTGTCAATCTGAGTCCTACTTTCGAGGTTTTTCTCGAAACTCATTCTCTGCTGTTATTTGCAGttgtatttctttttcttttctggtGGACTCATACCCCAAGAAACTTGCCTCCTGGACCAATCAACTGGCCACTTGTCGGAAGTTTCCCTACTTTAGCATGGCAATCCTACATGTCTGGGTTAGGTCTCCATAAAATACTGACATATTTCGGAAACAAATATGGAAAGATCTGTACTTTGAACACGTTTGGAAGCTACATGATTGTTATTTCTGATCACCAGCTTCTGAAAGAGGCACTGAACAATCCAAAAATTAACAATCGGTACTTCAGCAACTTAGCAACAAAGGTTTTCGGCTTAAACGTCAATACTTACGAAGACTTTCATCTTTATCGTCGCTTTGCAATGACCACGTTTCGTCATTTTGGCGTCGGAAAGCAATCCTTTGAGGATAAAGTTGCTGCTGAAAGTGAGATCCTTCGACAAGAGATTGCCAAGTTAAGAGGTGTAAATTCTGAGCTACATGAGTTTCTCAACAACGCAACTGCAAACGTGATATGTTCCGTAGTATTTGGTCATCGCTATGATTACAATGACGACAGATTTAAATCTCTGATGCATTTAGCGAATCGTTGGAATGACGCCATTGGTGCAGGAGCATCAGAAACCTCTCTTCCTATTTTAGCTTTACTCCCATCAAAAGCGAAACGTGAAATGAATGCCGTTGAGCGACCAATACGAGATTATGTAACCGGCATTATAGAAGAACATCGTAGAAACTTTGATTCTGAGCACATTGATGACTTTGTAGATGCATACCTTCGTGAGCAAAAGCAGCATAGCGATTCAATTACAGGTCTGCGTACGTTTCTTACTGACGATAACATGAGAGGCAATCTAACCAGCTTGTTCATCGCAGGTGCCGATACCACATCAGTTGTCATTTACTGGGGGATATTGTATCTGCTTGTCAATCCAGACATTCAAAGTCGCGTACAGGTAGAGCTCGATTCTGTTGTAGGACGCAATCGCTTTCCCAGAATTTCTGACAAAGTCAATCTTCCTTACACTCGTGCCGTCATTCAAGAGGTGTTTCGAATGGCAAGTCCAGTGCCTCTTGCAGTACCACACGCAGTAAGCGAAGACACCACAATCGGTTCTTACAATGTGCCTAAGGGGGCAATAGTTGTGCCTAATATTTGGGCCATACATCATGATCCTCAAGTGTGGAAAGACCCAGACGAATTCCGACCTGAGAGATTCATAAATAGTCGTGATGAAGTTCCCGAGGTCATTCCATTCAGTGTTGGTCGTCGAAGTTGTCCAGGTGAAGCTTTGGCGCAGGCAATGGTGTTCATATTCTTTACGCATCTTGTGCATCAATTCACATTTGTAACACCTGAAGGGTCATCGAAACCTTCTATGGAAGGAGAACTTGGAATTGTCTACAAACCAGCGACATTTGTTACGTGTGCTGTAGAACGCGATTTAGACTAA
- the LOC140154365 gene encoding uncharacterized protein, producing the protein MQILYEESECAVLDEGEASEWFKVKTGVKQGDVMSGFILLIVVDWMMKHATEGNNTGIRWKFMTKLEDLDFADEIALLSSTIQHMQDKATKLSEFAARTGLKIKTNKTEVLRINSKSNTRIVLAGQQLK; encoded by the coding sequence ATGCAGATCTTGTATGAAGAGAGCGAGTGCGCAGTATTAGATGAAGGGGAGGCGTCAGAATGGTTCAAGGTGAAAACCGGTGTGAAGCAAGGAGATGTAATGTCTGgctttattttattaattgtggTTGATTGGATGATGAAACATGCAACAGAGGGAAATAACACAGGAATCCGGtggaaatttatgacaaaattagagGATTTGGACTTTGCGGATGAAATAGCTCTTTTATCATCTACCATCCAACACATGCAGGATAAGGCAACAAAGCTAAGTGAATTTGCAGCAAGAACTGGTTTAAAAATTAAAACCAACAAAACTGAAGTACTTAGAATAAACAGCAAATCCAACACCAGGATAGTCTTAGCAGGCCAGCAACTAAAATGA